The Brassica napus cultivar Da-Ae chromosome C1, Da-Ae, whole genome shotgun sequence DNA segment ACATGGGACTATCGTTGGAAACCAAcattatgttcttttttttcgtcgaaaaaaaaacattatgttatttttttcttgttggtcaAACCAAACCTTGGTTCCAACTCGTTATGgatgataaagaaaaaaatcctATGGAGAGAAATTGTGACTAATTAAAAAAGTCAAACAAAAACATTGTCGTTGTTCGAATGAAATGTCGACGCTAACCAGTTTGTTcctttcaaaaatatttcaattataTATCTTCTATTATGGTGCGATGGCAATGATTGTTGTGAGCAATCATTCGTTCTAATCCTCattttatattatctaattgattatggaaaaaaaatcaatagtgATCAAGTATTTTGGCTGCCTAGCTAGTTGCAGCCACTGCCTAACTATCTAACGTGATTAGCCAACTAATCGTTCATAGACAAATAATTTTCTTAGACATGTTAGATAGAACTTTGCATATATAATAGTACTTTACAATTTCAAGTGATAATTGCGATAGTAATTGGCCTAagttattgattaaaaatactTCTCTATTGCTGATAACTATTGTGTGTTTGGGCTCTCACACAAGTCAATGGATACAATGGTATTAATGAAAAGTCTTTACATATTCCGATTATCAACCCGGTAACAGATTATTGTGAGTTATCAAAAGGGTCAACTAATTACAAATTAAGTTTCATTAGGTTACCTAGCTAACTTTGGTTgactttctttttatttccCAATCGAAAATATACGTCAGTTTTCAGTATCATTATAGTCGCCGAATCCGAGTTTTGATAAGAACGTATGaacacaaacacaaacttaATAAAACTGTTGCtttgttttatttatctttCTTGACTTTCTTATTACTTTTTCTTATGAGATCATCTTACACTTTGATCTCCTTATATAGGTAATAGAAACCTTAACTTTCTCCTATTACATATTGATCTAGGAATCTTATCTTTAACTTATCTTAATCCTAAATCTAATAGGTTTTGTTattcatatttctttttttatgaataaCTTGTTTCATAAGCTTTCTCTTGaagcttatccaacattctccATTCTAAGCTTCAAGCCATTTTCTTGAACTTGAATCAAGTCTCTcatctccttgaacttgatcttGGCTAAAGCTTTAGTTAGGATATCTGCTTTCTGCTTCGTCCCGGGCACATGCTCCACGTCTATCAGTCCTCGTTCCACGCACTCCCTAATGAAATGAAACCGCTTATGAATGTGCTTACTTCTTCGGTGAAAGACAGGGTTCTTAGCCAAGGCAATGGCCGATTTGTTATCAACCCTTATCAAcgtcttttcttcttttcttccagTTATCTCACTCATAATCTGTGTCTTGTTTCTTAATCAACCtggttgctctgataccaaatatagtcGCAGAATCCGAGCTTTGATAAGAACGTATGaacacaaacacaaacttaATAAAACTGTTGCtttgttttatttatctttCTTGACTTTCTTATTGCTTTTTCTTATGAGATCATCTTACACTTTGATCTCCTTATATAGGTAATAGAAACCTTAACTTTCTCCTATTACATATTGATCTAGGAATCTTATCTTTAACTTATCTTAATCCTAAATCTAATAGGTTTTGTTATTCATCTTTCCTTTTTCTATGAATAACTTGTTTCATAAGCTTTCTCTTGAAGCTTATCCAACAATCATGGCTTAGTTTCAAAGCAAACAAGGAGACTTGATAGCAAAGGAAATCTACACGATGCCTCGCCTAACCCTAACATCAGAAATCAACTGGTGAACTCTTTTGGTCGTTAGGTCCGTGGTCACCTACAACTCTCTGACTCCTTTATAGCGTAGCTTCTAAATCTCTGGCAGCATTTATGGATCCCTAAGTGAAACTGAATTCTCTTTTCAGcataaaaactaatattttggGTTTGATTGGTAACGTTTTACTACCATGATCATGatcaagtatatatatacataacttTTTACTAATTACTAAAAATCGAATTTTGTTTCACGTAAGAAACTACGTCCagcattatataattttttgctAAACATGTATTAGTAGAGTATAACGTTATGCTCATAcggattttgttttgtttttggatttgGTGTTTGGTAGGCTATGTATGCTGACTAGCTTTTGATTCTAAACATTATTTTAGGTTTTGTCACAATCCATACTCCATAGCATTTAAATGTGACAAGTTCAAATCTTTTAATTCTTTAGATTTCTTATATTGTCCCAAAGATGTTTTGTTGCTTTCAGCCCATTACAAATCAAATCCGGCCCACTTATACTACAGTGACTATTCAACACGACGTCGTATATGCTATTTAACACATTAGCTCAAGTGTACCGAGAGAAGTGGAAGAGCAGGCAAAAAAAAACCGCGATGAAATTACCAAAATCTCCAAATCTCCCTGAGAAACCACTTAAACCCAACTTCTTACACGGCCACCGTAAACCCTCCCGTAACCGTCCCGTCGTCCACGGTGGTCTCTTCTCCAACCGCCAATACCTCTCCAGACACCCACCCCAATCACAATCCAACGCCGTCACCAACCGAACCCCCTTCGATCTCCGCAAATGGGACCCGCAATCCCGCCCCCGACCTTCTCCGCCGCCGTCTCCTCCTTCCGCAACCATCTCCGCCGCCTCCGAGCGTCTATCCCCGATCGCGCGCTTCGTCCTCGACGCCTTCCGCAAGAACCATAACCACTGGGGCCCATCCGTCGTCTCGGAGCTGAACAAACTCCGCCGCGTCACGCCGAGCACCGTCGCCGAGGTTCTGAAAGTAGGAAACGACGCCGCCGTCGCGGCGAAGTTCTTCCACTGGGCCGGTAAGCAGAAAGGGTACAGACACGACTTCGCGTCCTACAACGCCTTCGCGTATTGCCTTAACCGAACCGGAAACTTCCGCGCGGCGGATCAGTTGCCGGAGCTCATGGACTCCCAGGGAAGACCTCCGTCGGATAAACAGTTCGAGATTCTGATCAGGATGCACGCTGATACCAAGAGAGGGTTGAGAGTTTATTACGTTTacgagaagatgaagaagtttGGATTCAAACCCACTGTGTTCTTGTACAATAGGATAATGGACGCTTTGATGAAATGCGGTTATTTTGATTTAGCCTTAGCTGTTTATGATGATTTTAGAGAAGACGGTTTAGTTGAGGAACGTACCACTTTCATGATCTTGGTGAAAGGATTGTGCAAAGCCGGTAGAATGGAGGAGATGTTAGAGATAGTGCAGAGGATGAGGGATGATCTGTGTAAGCCTGATGTGTTTGCTTACACGGCGATGATCAAGACGTTGGTTTCCGAAGGGAATATTGATGGGAGTTTACGGGTTTGGGAGGAGATGAAACGCGATGAGGTGAAACCGGATGTGATGGCGTATGGAACGCTTGTTGTGGGTCTGTGTAAAGACGGTAGAGTTGAAAGAGGGTATGAGTTGTTTGTGGAGATGAAGGAAAAGGGGGTTTTGATTGATAGGGATATCTATAGGGTTTTGATTGAAGGGTTTGTAGCGGATGGGAAGGTTAGATGTGCTTGTGATCTGTGGGAGGATCTGGTGGGTTCTGGGTATATTGCTGATCTTGGGATATATAATGCAGTTATTAAAGGGCTGTGTACTGTGAGCCAGGTTGATAAAGCATATAAGCTCTTCCAAGTTGCAGTTGAGGAAGAACTAGAGCCAGATTTTGAGACTTTGAGTCCTATTATGGTTGCTTATGTGGTGATGAAGAGATTGAGTGATTTTATAGAGTTGCTAGAACGAATTGGGGAGTCAGGATACCCTGTAGCAGATTACCTTTCACAGTTTTTTAAATTGTTGTGTGCTGACGAAGAAAAGAGAACGATAGCTTTAGATGTCTTTGATGTACTAAAGACTAAAGGTCATGGCAGTGTCTCTGTGTACAACATTCTCATGGAAGCTCTTTACAAGATGGGGGATGTTGAAAAGTCTTTGTCACTTTTATCTGAAATGAGGGAGTTTGGGTTTGAACCAGATTCATCATCGTTCAGTATTGCAATTTGCTGTTCTGTTGAGAATGGGGAAGTCCAAGAGGCTTGTTCGTATCATGAAAAAATCACCGAGATGTCGTGTGTTCCTTCCATAGCCGCTTATCTATCTCTTGCTAGAGGACTCAGCCAAATTGGAGAAATTGATGCGGTGATGTTATTAGTTCGTGAATGCCTGGGAAACGTTGAAAGTGGTCCTATGGAGTTTAAGTACGCTCTGAGGGTCTGTCATGTATGCAAAGCGAGTAGCGCTGAGACGGTTATGGAAGTCATTGATGAGATGAACAAGGAAGGTGTATGTATCAGTGAAGTCATATACTGTGCGATTATCTCTGGTATGTCTAAGCATGGAACAATCAAAGCCGCAAGAGAAGTCTTTGCGGAACtgaaaaacagaaaaattatGACAGAGGCTGAAATGGTAGTCTATGATGAAATGTTGGTTGAGCAGACAAAGAAGAAAACAGCTGATTTGGTGCTTTCAGGGATCAAGTTTTTCGGTCTTGAGTCAAAACTAAGAGCAAAAGGTTGCAGAATACTCGATTAACTAACGCTTGGGGGAGTGATAGATCACACAGCTGCAAAGGTGGCTAAGAGGAGCTGCTTTGTACGGACAACTGCATAAGCTCTTTTGTGCCTTGGTATTAGTCTGAGTTCAATGTTCACTTGGGTGCGGTTTGCCGAGCCCAACCATGAAAGTCTTGGAATATTTCTCATGAATCGATGTCATGAAAGTGTTATTTTTTTGGGCCATACTGGTTGCTGAAGCTTGGGAGGAGACTCTATACATTGGTGGGGTTCAAGGGTGAGGGGTTCAAGGGTGATGCATTGAAGCTTGGGAGTGTCTATTAAGGTCTGAAGGTGTTTCTATTTATAGAGTGCTTGTAAGGAAGTTTATACAAAAAGTGAAACTCATTTTTCACATAAAATGGCTTTTAAGTATTAATAATCCATTGTTAGTTTAGTgctagtgtttcaaaaaaatagtgCTAAGTGCTAACTCACCATATCACTGAACTAGCTCAATTATTTCTGCTATTTTAGATTTCTAAATTTTAGattctttaaattaaaaaatattggtcTGTCTGAAATTGGAATAAAGTTTGGATTTTTATCCCCACCTTTGTGGAAATGGCAGTTAAGTTTCCGTGTCAATGGCGATGAAAAGTGGTTGCCTTTATGATCCATCCTCTCTCTCTTATCTTACTTAATCACACACATCCGAAAAATAGCATCCAATGCGCTGCTCTTTCGTAATGAACACTCTAGTGAAGACAGGTGGCGCGTGGCTTGTTTCGCCGTCGTTGGCAGCTGTGAGGAGGATGAGTGTAGCTGGTTTCGccacgtcatcatcatcatcttctgtACCCAATTGGGAAGGTGGAGTTTCCATGGTACAAGGAGCTTCCAGAGGCATCGGCCTCGAGTTTGTGAGCCTCTTGAATCTTTTATTCAGCTGAGATCAAACATTAGATCCAAACCTGTCTGTTTAAGCTAAAGCTTTTCACGTTTTTTTGTGTAGGTAAGGCAGTTGTTAGAGAACAATAAGAAAGGACATGTTGTTGCCACTTGCCGGAATCCAAAAGAAGCAACAAGTCTCATTAATCTGAAGAATAGCTTCTCTGAGAGGCTTTTCATCCAAAAGCTTGATGTTACAGATGAAACCACCATTGAGGTTAATATTCTCTTCCTTCGAATTTGTCTTAAAAGTGGATCTTGTGGCtagtctcttcctttttttctgAAACTGTGTCATTGGTATTGACTAGGAATCAGCGGAATCTGTAAGAGAAAGATATGGTTCTCTCAACTTACTTATAAACGCAACTGGTATACTTTCAATTCCTGGTGTATTGCAGCCAGGTATGAGtagtttttttcatttgatGACTAATCAAGAGACATTAGTTTGAGGACTAACCAATGAAGCTTAATCTTTTCATTTTGATGTCAGTACAGAAACAACATTGAACAAGGTTGAAAAATCATCATTGATGCTTGCATATGAGGTTAACGCGGTTGGTCCAATTCTAGTAATGAAGGTAAGCACTCCAAATTCCCTTTGCTTTTCTAAAGGAGTTGCCTTTAGATTGTGCCACAGGCCCACAGAGTGAGAAATGGGTTGATAGCTAATCTAAGTAATGCATGGACAAATCAATCAATCATGAAAAATTTATGTTGCCTTTGTTGTAGCATATGTGGCCTCTCCTCAAGGCTGGTGGAGGAAATGGAACCGAGAGGGAAGTTGCTGTTGTAGCCAATTTAAGCGCACGAGTTGGATCCATTGGAGATAACAAACTTGGTGGTTGGCACTCTTACAGAGCTTCAAAAACCGCACTCAACCAATGTACTGCATATTTGAAAAAGTCTTGATCTTATTGGTAAGAACTGAGAAAACAAAACCATTAACTTTTGTTCCAAACTTTTGCTTACGCAGTGACGAAGAATGTATCGGTTGAGTTGGGTAGGAGGAAGGATCCTGTGGTATGCATTCTACTGCATCCAGGCACGGTAGACACTGATCTCTCTCGACCGTTCCAAAGAAATGTTCCTGAAGGAAAGCTTTTCACAAAAGAGTACTCTGTTCAGAAACTATTGCACATCATCAACAATGCAAAGAAACAAGACAACGGCAAGTTCTTTGCTTGGGATGGCCAGGAGATACCTTGGTGATACTTTAAATTCTATTATTATGTCCAAATTCTATTGGATTCTTGCTCTTTCTTGGTTTGGTAGCTATCCCTTTTGAGTAATACTTAATAACCTTGGAGTGAGTGTCCAGAAGTTGAGAGCTTTCTGAATATTCAATATCATTCCAATCTATTTTCCCTTTTCTTGAAACAATTCAATAATTGATGTGATGGTACAATCTTTAATCTACAGTGTGTTTACCTTTACAAGCTATTACATGTTCTCTGTGATCCAGCTATGACCTGGAGTCTTATACACTCTGTTTTTGTTCATCAACCCTTGAAGAGCTGCAGCTTCATCCCACCGTCTCACAGAAGTATATATGTTGCTTAGCAGCACATAAGTTGCTGAGTTCTGAGGATCCAGAGCTATGAGTTTCTCTGCGATTCGTCTAGCCAAGCTCACATCACCATGGACTCTACATGAACTAAGCAGAATCTCCCATAGAACAGAGCTGTTTTTGTATGGTGTAGCTTCTGCAAGTGCCTCTGCGTCTTCAAGCCGGCCAGCTCTTCCAAGACAATCAACTATACAGATGTAATGATCCAGCTCCGGCTCAATACCATGATCTCTCTGCATGGAACTGAGTATCTCAAGCCCGGTGTCCACCAGTCCTGAGTGGTTACAAGCAGTCAACAGGGAGACAAAAGTTATCCAGTCTGGCCTCTCTCCCCTTGAAATCATCTCTCTGTAGAGACCAACAGCTTCGTCACCTCGTCCGTTATGAGCATACCCGTGTATCATCTCGTTCCAAAGAACTATGCTTTTAACCAACACGGTATCAAACAACTCTCGAGCCGAGTCTAGTTCACCGCACTTACAGTACATATCCGTAAGAGCGGTTTCAACAAAGGGATCACTTGCATATCCGCTCTTCACTACATGTCCATGAAACTGTCTTCCATGGAGCAAACTACATAACCTCGAACAGCTACCTAACAAAGTAGCGTATGAAGTTTCATTAGGAAACAACACACCAGTCTGAAGCAATCTTCTGAATAGCATTAAAGCTTTTGTGTCAAGCAAGTTGCGACTGAGACCTGCCATCATGGAGTTCCAACAAGCTATATCTAGTTCTGTTATACAATCATCAAAGATGTGTTCAGATGTCTCTACCTTCTCACATTCAGAGTACATTGCAATAAGACCACTAACTATGTGACTGTTCCTAGAAACATTGGTCCTTATCACCACACCGTGGATCTGTTTTCCTCCTCCTAGAAATCTCAATCTCGCGCATGAGCTTAGTATCACACTCAAAGTTGTTCTATCTGGTTTCAGATTCTGAAGCTGCATTTCTCTGAACTGGTTTATTGTTTCCTCATAGTGTTCAAACTTGGAGTAGCCAGAGAGCAAAGCATTCCAAGCGGTAACACTGGGGCTAGGCATGCCACTGAATATACTCCTACCAGTTTCAACATCCCCTGAACGAAAGCAAGCTCCAAGAACAGAAGTGCATGTAACTTCGTTCGGTTCAAAACCACACTCTCTCATTCTCTTATAATATTCAATCGATTTGTGACTTTGATAGTCCTGACCAAACCCAGCTATCATAATGTTCCAAGAGACAACATTCACTTTATGCATCTCAGTAAAAATCAGCTCTGCACTATTCATGTCTTCATACTTTGCGCAAGTTTCGAGCAGAGAGTTGTTCAGATGGAGATCTCCTTGTAACCCAAGTCTCAACATGAGACTATGGATCTGTTTCCCCAAAACATTGCGATAGATTTCACTAGAGCTATCACATTCTTCTCTTGGAGCAGAGATCCTGAGAATATTAGATAAGCAAACAGGATCCACCTGGACACCTTTCTCGCACATCGATCTAAACATGTGAACTGCCTCCAAAACTCTATTCTCCCGAGCTAACCCGTTGATCACAGCGGTAAAAGAGACCTCATTAGGCTCAGAGAGACATTCAAAGACGCTAACACCATGTTCAACCATTAGCCCGCACTTAGCATACATAGACAACAAAGCATTGCCAACGAAAATGTTATCATCAAGACCAACTTTAACAGCAATCCCGTGACATCTCATACCCGTTACACCATCCAAAAGCTTGCTACAAGCGCTCAAAACGCTAGCTAGCGTGAACCGAGAAGGCAAAAACCCTTGAGAAACCATCCTCTCATAAACAACCAAAGCTTCCTCCTCTAAACCTTTACGTACCAAGACGCTAATCATGTTGTTCCACGACACTACATCTCTCTCAGGCATTGCATCAAACACCTCAGTGGCTTCACCCAAGTTCCCAACTTTACAACAAAACGTCAGGAAAGCATTCCACGAGTAAACATCTCTCACAGGCATTTCGTAGAACACCTTACGTGCGTAACCTTTATCACCACACTCGCAGTATAAGTCTAGTAAGCGATTACAGAGATAAGTATCGCCTACAAATCCAGTCCGAAGGATGGACCCATGAATGATTTTACCGGAAAGTTTACACTTTTGATCTTTGCAAAGACGTAAGAGATTCGCTAAGTAACGATTGCTTCCACTAGGCATATTTACTCTGATTCTGAGCTCAAAGCTCTGTTTTGACAAACAATGAGGAGGTGCGtgtttgtgtaataattataaaaaaatgcaaaatctattaaataaaattatttcggataaaaattattaaattaatatttaaaataaaaaatttagaatcactTTATACTTCTTCTATTTCAAAATGATCATTGGTTTTCTTTTAAAGTATAGAGTTTcaacttttaatatatttttatcagacAAAAAACAGTAGTTgtaaattttttagaaattaattgtatttattgaattataattaacagaataatagaaaacagttaattaaaaataatgtatttataatcaaatttaagattttttttttgtaaagactTCAAAACATACATCTCTTTAAAATGGAATagattatagaaaaataaactcaaatgacTATAATCCAAGTTTAGAGTTATTACCCGAagcaaatttaccagaaaaATTATAGCAAAGAAATGCACTAAAAGCTCTAGATTATACAATTAGTCTACATTATCAATAATACAAATCTCGCTATCCATAAACTTTTAGTTTAGAGTTATTACCCAAAACAAATTTACCTGAAAAattatagcaaaaaaaatgCACTAAGAGGAAGAGCTTCACCGACGAAGGTTTGCTCTTGCTCCTACCTTctcctttactctgtttttggTTTGCTTTTGCTCCTACCTTCTCCTTTTCGTCCGATATGTGGGTCACCCTAGAGGAAGAGCTTCACCGACGAAGATTTCTCGGCCGGAATCAGAGGTAGTTTGGCTCTCCGGTGTGGCTACGAGGGTGGAGAGATGGTGGCTGGTGCAAGGGTCGGGTTTTAGGGTTATTGAAGGGCTCAAGTTTTCATCTTTTGGGTCCTTCGCCGACGAGTTGATAGCGTGTGTGGAGGTTACGGCGGCTCCTTCTCCAGATCTGGTGTCGATTCTTCTAGATCGGCCTTGTCGTGGTATGTTCCAAGGAGTGGTGTCAGAAATTAGAATGGTGGCTCCCCTCGGCGTCTGAGTCCCTCTCTTATGTCCGACGCCGTATGTGCTCCGGAGGTAGCTTTACTCGGAGGCGCGTCTCAAGCCGGAGGTTAGTCTAATGTCTAGTGTGTGCTATGAAAGATATTGTCAACATATCTCCGAGTATCTAGGAGTCAATACCTACCTAGATTACAATCCCTTGTAAAGTGTAACTAGATAACAACCTTGTGTATATTTAAACGATATATCTTGTTCATTGAATGATAAGGGAAACTCAGTttttaacatggtatcagagaaTCAAAGCTCCTGAGACCCGATTCATTTCTTTCTTCTCCATAACCTCTTCTTCTCTCGCTATCTCTCTCCCTTCTATTCATCACCTCCATCTG contains these protein-coding regions:
- the LOC111211642 gene encoding pentatricopeptide repeat-containing protein At4g20740, whose translation is MLFNTLAQVYREKWKSRQKKTAMKLPKSPNLPEKPLKPNFLHGHRKPSRNRPVVHGGLFSNRQYLSRHPPQSQSNAVTNRTPFDLRKWDPQSRPRPSPPPSPPSATISAASERLSPIARFVLDAFRKNHNHWGPSVVSELNKLRRVTPSTVAEVLKVGNDAAVAAKFFHWAGKQKGYRHDFASYNAFAYCLNRTGNFRAADQLPELMDSQGRPPSDKQFEILIRMHADTKRGLRVYYVYEKMKKFGFKPTVFLYNRIMDALMKCGYFDLALAVYDDFREDGLVEERTTFMILVKGLCKAGRMEEMLEIVQRMRDDLCKPDVFAYTAMIKTLVSEGNIDGSLRVWEEMKRDEVKPDVMAYGTLVVGLCKDGRVERGYELFVEMKEKGVLIDRDIYRVLIEGFVADGKVRCACDLWEDLVGSGYIADLGIYNAVIKGLCTVSQVDKAYKLFQVAVEEELEPDFETLSPIMVAYVVMKRLSDFIELLERIGESGYPVADYLSQFFKLLCADEEKRTIALDVFDVLKTKGHGSVSVYNILMEALYKMGDVEKSLSLLSEMREFGFEPDSSSFSIAICCSVENGEVQEACSYHEKITEMSCVPSIAAYLSLARGLSQIGEIDAVMLLVRECLGNVESGPMEFKYALRVCHVCKASSAETVMEVIDEMNKEGVCISEVIYCAIISGMSKHGTIKAAREVFAELKNRKIMTEAEMVVYDEMLVEQTKKKTADLVLSGIKFFGLESKLRAKGCRILD
- the LOC125580663 gene encoding C-factor-like; this encodes MRCSFVMNTLVKTGGAWLVSPSLAAVRRMSVAGFATSSSSSSVPNWEGGVSMVQGASRGIGLEFVRQLLENNKKGHVVATCRNPKEATSLINLKNSFSERLFIQKLDVTDETTIEESAESVRERYGSLNLLINATGILSIPGVLQPETTLNKVEKSSLMLAYEVNAVGPILVMKHMWPLLKAGGGNGTEREVAVVANLSARVGSIGDNKLGGWHSYRASKTALNQLTKNVSVELGRRKDPVVCILLHPGTVDTDLSRPFQRNVPEGKLFTKEYSVQKLLHIINNAKKQDNGKFFAWDGQEIPW
- the LOC111211629 gene encoding pentatricopeptide repeat-containing protein At4g20770 yields the protein MPSGSNRYLANLLRLCKDQKCKLSGKIIHGSILRTGFVGDTYLCNRLLDLYCECGDKGYARKVFYEMPVRDVYSWNAFLTFCCKVGNLGEATEVFDAMPERDVVSWNNMISVLVRKGLEEEALVVYERMVSQGFLPSRFTLASVLSACSKLLDGVTGMRCHGIAVKVGLDDNIFVGNALLSMYAKCGLMVEHGVSVFECLSEPNEVSFTAVINGLARENRVLEAVHMFRSMCEKGVQVDPVCLSNILRISAPREECDSSSEIYRNVLGKQIHSLMLRLGLQGDLHLNNSLLETCAKYEDMNSAELIFTEMHKVNVVSWNIMIAGFGQDYQSHKSIEYYKRMRECGFEPNEVTCTSVLGACFRSGDVETGRSIFSGMPSPSVTAWNALLSGYSKFEHYEETINQFREMQLQNLKPDRTTLSVILSSCARLRFLGGGKQIHGVVIRTNVSRNSHIVSGLIAMYSECEKVETSEHIFDDCITELDIACWNSMMAGLSRNLLDTKALMLFRRLLQTGVLFPNETSYATLLGSCSRLCSLLHGRQFHGHVVKSGYASDPFVETALTDMYCKCGELDSARELFDTVLVKSIVLWNEMIHGYAHNGRGDEAVGLYREMISRGERPDWITFVSLLTACNHSGLVDTGLEILSSMQRDHGIEPELDHYICIVDCLGRAGRLEDAEALAEATPYKNSSVLWEILLSSCRVHGDVSLARRIAEKLIALDPQNSATYVLLSNIYTSVRRWDEAAALQGLMNKNRVYKTPGHSWITENM